One part of the Parambassis ranga chromosome 8, fParRan2.1, whole genome shotgun sequence genome encodes these proteins:
- the rai1 gene encoding retinoic acid-induced protein 1 isoform X3: MQSFRERSGGYHSNQPCYQQEPHELSRLETYRQHPHHPHPQHPHPGPGPHPGPGPGHTRSSYEAHSLANPTTMPPAGGPGIGGGPKDCYSQQTYAGYPGNGGGSGNGNGGSAPSQTKKSFRGSKVPQPNPSQHMQGPGGYSNHMGPGNYSAQYMSEGHLQQKWEDPAQLAQFDQELVGRLESSGTPAPSSSQYMDQNILAHSQTQCHQPSTPAYTSPHHQPHPPNPAPSPLMYPQSHLHYPQHSPSPSPYIEKCSTIPHCYKGYNMPPNSQYGRQMNSHGNLKQGGYRPTQNSYGYQQPPSRNYEQQPPLHAMTNPQEPHPKYQHFNQPQQNYCLSELPVRSPEQYYQTCSPSSSHSPARSVGRSPSYSSTPSPLMTNPESFQYGQPPMTPGAASSSSSSSAGLQEPASTNAMLMPPRSHPSPNVPHAAPHSYTTTQQVPTMKERFSEKLLSNPSLWSLNALTSQVENISNNVQQLLLSEALVANKKGSKRNSGGSSSSAGSGASKKGEEYKSPPYPDSGSSVSGGPMQDPYSTPQHQPLPMELHEGGYSSSSEEPLERGYYYFGQGRSPAQAHNNTQLSLDTASSCSMASPDDMSTRSGDSGLHNLTPDPIRCQSGQGGDGMSTPVKSIGDERSPTSITTPSPLKQERDSPSDIQHVNEPVKENFEESAWTEKLADKEEVTTERTLSDSERDLDTTKSTERIEKWADEEDEKCSAVYSNENKDSTEKNYCYGESVYQGVQSKYDPDARDSVEQSPAGLSDSSHKDHFGQEMKSEAFQSESPTASESSVKTLPFISSGDLEPDQYSTEKEDSSENTSPTPRVEALEERNSDKRESRDQENEEGVEEEGGREEEVTEEDQEELQKQQKCPLSPPLSAEIKVDLEEEEEKMSQSSPEEHMNNRDGLEKPSGNLDSKTEIQSIELHAGNECAGPPAHPNAAAVTAAADASARESAIGDTAPQPQSAMPVFSALNDKATPPVQARDHIDHSDAKVLEPDSPQLPGKSILPSAPSWADTPPSPKKGDEDMEPGISCSSAVTPQAKPEPVAPSAQPRAFGRKHARGRRRIMHSGVGIRRQLSLEREGEKEEDGTHLPPQKPSMPPSKTVLFSEQMDLAHKESIVSQTPKMLTDAFRSRMCTRSFNAPDLGPKVEPHVKRKPGPKPGSKPGPKPGPKPGPKPGSKSGAKPGPKPGPKPGLKPGPKPGMKPGSKPGQKPGPKPVLIEADLPPKIESPPKRKPGPKPGSKTGPKPGSKPGPKPALKPGPKPGPKPAPKPGDVLPHNDTVPTKGQVGRPKGSVSKTRLVQQEETIQPFTGLQRGRKSKPVNQDVKSIQTEEKPTNQEAKAPEKESKNMVLRSRKPSQEKLSKEKPLSEEIKTQTLAEIKDDVSPKVEELMEETSTPIPKSVNNTDVSEVSTTPPVPSEQSEEKTTFPLKRKPIPEISPIPVKKKRGPKPKPKTLAPQPPLLEQVVTTPKEKVVRGPKRKRGPPKKDPVVTSVTKETPLNISGPDSTNDTHVVLPQCPTKTKVLPPRKGRGQKYEAMVQKITSPSSKKHLPIPQLDSNQNDDVTTKVLSEHVLKEGETSILINSTESRREGVKQHEGAVKKEEVAQEREQHEQKSTPEGVRQGVEDNVVNKNETIQEKLKPGTHIDVTTDKDWSSIEAPGEWTQQNLENVSVSEVKSSRTKRKRWAMVESTDASVLALEAGSLIVTTPRLAKQRAIKNNHEMHLKQRRKKRKGQVPPEDEETIEEEPNLETTEQQEMGEEKVTPTESTAPLLNSPDDTIEPVHATSTEFIHKPRRGRKPLVNPSKRKSSKASSEQIPGKPIKIHKKPGPKPGMKDAMEVIEAVVRAAGCEQAEKEEREKEERERRERESTEKPETCIVGPVVTVSEKQTEIISVKRFRRRPVHQNSKLSFCPHVRINNSRDFSSWCAIINKPEDAAVFQRRRKKGILRMRNPFTVAKVAPHAAAMLQGPMVKKNLIDRCLTCSLCGKPANYKDLGDLCGPYYTEDGVPRKILTTGYAESFREESDRITDKTSNSSEQPGSSSKTEEEGSTEKEGDTEASTEEGSSSRHHHWRYRRAERKERLVQEGGPRRVTLRERLRRMKQLQTISTDLPGDQGSNDSMFQKLQMEAELREHWAHENCAIWTKGIIMVAGRLYGLKEAANNSAQTAAHSMRMTSPSNVLNTRICKYSTDTTTSTTSLPGTTHPTRQNAVLTATCT, encoded by the exons ATGCAGTCCTTCCGTGAGCGCAGTGGTGGTTACCACAGCAACCAACCCTGCTACCAGCAGGAGCCCCATGAATTATCCCGCCTGGAGACCTACCGGCAACACCCGCACCATCCCCATCCACAGCACCCGCACCCAGGCCCCGGTCCACATCCAGGCCCGGGGCCAGGGCACACGAGGTCAAGCTATGAGGCCCATTCACTCGCAAACCCTACAACCATGCCTCCAGCTGGTGGACCAGGAATTGGAGGAGGACCCAAGGACTGTTACAGCCAGCAAACCTACGCTGGTTACCCAGGAAATGGTGGAGGGAGTGGGAATGGAAATGGGGGCTCAGCACCCTCACAGACAAAGAAATCCTTCAGAGGAAGCAAAGTACCCCAACCCAACCCCAGTCAGCACATGCAGGGTCCTGGGGGCTACAGTAACCACATGGGGCCTGGGAACTACTCGGCCCAATATATGAGCGAGGGGCATCTGCAGCAGAAGTGGGAGGATCCAGCACAATTAGCACAGTTTGACCAGGAGCTAGTGGGACGTTTGGAATCCAGTGGTACCCCTGCACCTAGCTCCTCTCAATACATGGACCAGAATATTCTGGCGCATTCTCAGACCCAGTGCCACCAGCCGTCTACCCCTGCTTATACCAGCCCCCATCACCAACCACACCCTCCAAACCCTGCACCCTCACCCCTCATGTACCCTCAGAGTCACCTGCACTACCCACAGCACTCACCCTCTCCGTCACCATACATAGAAAAGTGCAGCACTATTCCCCATTGTTATAAAGGTTACAACATGCCACCAAATTCCCAGTATGGGAGACAAATGAACAGCCATGGCAATCTGAAGCAGGGAGGCTACAGGCCGACCCAGAACAGTTATGGTTACCAGCAGCCTCCCTCCAGAAATTATGAGCAACAGCCCCCTTTACATGCCATGACCAACCCCCAAGAGCCCCACCCTAAATACCAACACTTTAACCAACCCCAACAAAACTACTGTCTCTCAGAGCTGCCTGTGAGGTCACCTGAACAGTATTATCAGACGTGTAGTCCCTCCTCGAGCCACTCCCCTGCACGCTCAGTGGGGCGCTCCCCTTCATACAGTTCTACTCCTTCACCACTAATGACGAACCCAGAGTCATTTCAGTATGGCCAACCACCCATGACCCCTGgggcagcctcctcctcctcgtcctcttcagCTGGTTTGCAGGAGCCAGCCAGTACCAACGCCATGTTAATGCCCCCACGCTCACACCCTTCACCTAACGTACCCCACGCAGCCCCCCACAGCTACACTACTACACAACAGGTTCCCACTATGAAAGAACGCTTCTCAGAGAAGCTATTATCAAACCCCAGCTTGTGGAGCTTGAATGCCCTCACCTCTCAGGTGGAGAATATCTCCAACAATGTCCAGCAGCTACTGCTCTCAGAGGCCCTGGTGGCAAACAAAAAAGGTAGTAAGCGCAAcagtggtggcagcagcagcagtgctggaaGTGGAGCTTCAAAAAAGGGGGAGGAGTACAAGAGTCCTCCATATCCAGATAGTGGAAGTAGTGTTAGTGGGGGCCCAATGCAGGACCCTTACTCTACCCCTCAGCACCAACCATTGCCCATGGAGCTCCATGAGGGGGGTTACTCCAGCAGTAGTGAGGAACCACTGGAGAGGGGTTACTACTACTTTGGCCAGGGCAGAAGTCCCGCCCAGGCCCATAACAACACACAACTCAGCTTGGACACAGCATCTTCATGTTCAATGGCATCTCCAGATGATATGTCTACCAGGTCTGGAGACTCGGGTCTGCACAACCTAACCCCTGACCCTATTAGATGTCAGTCAGGGCAGGGAGGAGATGGTATGAGCACTCCAGTGAAGAGCATTGGCGACGAGAGGTCTCCAACAAGCATCACAACCCCTAGTCCCCTGAAACAAGAACGAGACTCTCCTTCAGATATACAGCATGTCAATGAGCCTGTCAAAGAAAATTTCGAAGAATCAGCATGGACTGAGAAATTAGCTGACAAAGAAGAGGTGACGACAGAAAGAACTTTGTCTGACAGTGAGAGAGATTTAGACACAACAAAATCTACAGAGAGGATAGAGAAATGGgcagatgaagaggatgagaaaTGCTCAGCTGTCTACAGCAATGAAAACAAAGactcaacagaaaaaaactattgCTATGGGGAGTCAGTGTACCAAGGGGTCCAGAGCAAATATGACCCTGATGCAAGAGATTCAGTAGAACAGTCACCGGCCGGCCTGTCTGATTCCAGCCACAAAGATCACTTTGGCCAAGAGATGAAATCAGAGGCATTCCAGTCTGAGTCGCCAACTGCATCTGAGagctcagtgaaaacattgCCTTTCATTTCTAGTGGTGACCTTGAGCCAGATCAATATTCCACAGAGAAGGAGGACAGCTCAGAAAACACCTCTCCAACCCCCCGAGTTGAAGCCTTGGAAGAGAGAAACTCAgacaagagagagagcagagatcAAGAGAATGAAGAAGGggtggaagaggagggaggacgAGAGGAAGAAGTCACTGAAGAGGATCAAGAAGAAttgcagaaacagcagaaatgtCCTCTTTCCCCTCCTTTGTCTGCAGAAATTAAGGTGGatctggaagaagaagaggaaaaaatgagcCAATCATCACCCGAGGAGCACATGAATAATAGAGATGGACTAGAGAAGCCTTCTGGAAATCTTGACAGCAAGACAGAGATCCAGAGCATTGAGCTCCATGCTGGCAATGAGTGTGCAGGACCGCCTGCCCATCCAAATGCTGCAGCAgtaactgcagcagcagacgCATCTGCAAGGGAGTCAGCCATTGGTGACACGGCCCCTCAGCCTCAGTCTGCAATGCCAGTCTTCTCTGCACTCAATGACAAAGCAACACCCCCAGTTCAGGCTAGGGATCATATTGATCACAGTGATGCTAAAGTGCTAGAGCCAGACTCTCCTCAGTTGCCAGGGAAATCAATACTTCCATCAGCCCCCTCCTGGGCAGACACTCCACCTTCCCCCAAAAAGGGTGATGAGGATATGGAGCCAGGTATCAGCTGCTCAAGTGCTGTGACCCCCCAGGCCAAGCCAGAGCCTGTGGCCCCGTCTGCTCAGCCAAGGGCATTTGGACGTAAGCATGCCAGGGGCAGAAGAAGAATAATGCATTCAGGTGTGGGAATCCGGCGACAGCTAAGCTTGGAGAGGGAAGGTGAAAAAGAAGAGGACGGAACCCACTTGCCTCCACAAAAACCCAGCATGCCTCCAAGCAAAACTGTGCTTTTCTCAGAACAAATGGATCTAGCTCATAAGGAATCTATTGTGAGCCAGACCCCCAAAATGCTGACTGATGCATTTCGATCCAGAATGTGCACTCGCTCATTCAATGCACCTGACTTGGGACCCAAAGTTGAACCTCATGTGAAGAGAAAACCAGGCCCAAAACCAGGCTCAAAGCCTGGACCAAAACCAGGGCCCAAACCTGGTCCAaaacctgggtcaaaatcaggAGCAAAACCAGGGCCAAAACCAGGACCCAAACCTGGCTTAAAGCCAGGACCAAAACCTGGGATGAAACCTGGGTCAAAACCGGGACAAAAACCAGGACCAAAACCTGTGTTAATTGAAGCAGATTTGCCACCGAAAATTGAGTCTCCTCCAAAACGTAAACCTGGACCCAAGCCAGGGTCAAAAACTGGTCCAAAACCTGGATCAAAACCTGGACCAAAACCAGCTTTAAAACCAGGTCCAAAACCAGGACCTAAGCCAGCACCCAAGCCTGGAGATGTTTTGCCCCACAACGACACTGTACCCACCAAAGGCCAAGTGGGTCGCCCCAAAGGCTCAGTATCCAAAACTAGGCTAGTTCAACAAGAAGAAACCATCCAACCTTTTACAGGACTacaaagaggcagaaaaagtAAACCAGTAAACCAAGATGTAAAATCAATACAAACAGAGGAAAAACCAACGAACCAAGAAGCAAAGGCACCAGAGAAGGAGAGTAAGAACATGGTTTTAAGATCCAGAAAGCCCTCACAGGAAAAACTGTCAAAAGAAAAACCCCTCAGTGAGGAGATTAAAACCCAGACACTAGCAGAAATTAAAGATGATGTTTCTCCAAAGGTAGAGGAGCTCATGGAAGAGACTAGCACTCCAATTCCTAAATCGGTCAAcaacacagatgtttcagaggTCTCAACCACACCCCCGGTCCCTAGTGAACAGTCTGAAGAAAAGACAACCTTTCCACTTAAACGGAAACCCATCCCAGAGATTTCTCCAATACCAGTAAAGAAAAAGAGAGGTCCAAAGCCCAAACCAAAAACACTGGCACCCCAGCCTCCCCTGCTGGAACAGGTTGTCACTACACCGAAAGAGAAGGTTGTCCGGGGCCCTAAAAGAAAGCGAGGGCCACCCAAAAAAGACCCCGTGGTCACTTCTGTAACCAAAGAAACTCCTCTGAACATCAGTGGACCTGACAGCACTAATGACACCCATGTGGTGCTTCCTCAATGTCCCACTAAAACAAAGGTTCTCCCACCACGCAAAGGCAGGGGACAGAAATATGAGGCCATGGTGCAGAAAATTACATCTCCTAGCTCAAAAAAACACCTCCCAATTCCACAGCTAGACAGCAATCAAAATGATGATGTGACAACCAAGGTTTTGTCTGAACACGTCTTAAAGGAAGGTGAGACTTCTATACTGATAAATAGCACTGAGTCTAGACGAGAAGGAGTGAAACAGCATGAAGGGGCAGtaaaaaaggaggaggtggCACAAGAAAGAGAACAGCATGAACAGAAATCAACACCAGAGGGGGTGAGACAAGGGGTGGAAGATAATGTTGTAAATAAGAATGAAACAATACAGGAAAAGCTCAAACCAGGGACTCACATTGATGTCACAACTGACAAGGACTGGAGTTCAATAGAAGCTCCTGGTGAGTGGACACAACAGAACTTAgaaaatgtgtctgtttctgaAGTCAAATCTTCCAGAACCAAAAGGAAGAGATGGGCGATGGTGGAAAGTACAGATGCCTCAGTTCTAGCCTTGGAAGCAGGGAGCCTAATAGTGACAACACCGAGGCTGGCTAAGCAGAGGGCGATTAAAAACAACCATGAAATGCACctcaaacagaggaggaagaagagaaaaggcCAAGTCCCTCCAGAGGATGAAGAGACAATTGAGGAGGAGCCAAACCTggaaacaacagaacaacaggAGATGGGAGAAGAGAAAGTAACCCCCACCGAGTCCACAGCGCCTCTGCTGAACAGTCCAGATGACACCATAGAACCCGTCCATGCTACCAGTACAGAATTTATCCATAAACCGCGAAGAGGCAGAAAACCATTGGTGAATCCATCCAAAAGGAAAAGCAGCAAAGCCTCTTCAGAGCAGATCCCTGGCAAACCCATTAAGATCCACAAAAAACCAGGGCCAAAACCTGGGATGAAAGATGCTATGGAGGTAATCGAGGCAGTAGTCAGGGCTGCAGGATGTGAGCAGGctgaaaaagaggagagagaaaaggaagaaagggaaagaagagagagagagagtacagaAAAACCAGAGACATGTATTGTTGGACCTGTAGTGACAGtgtcagaaaaacagacagagatcATCTCTGTAAAAAGATTTCGGCGCAGACCAGTCCATCAAAATTCAAAACTGTCTTTCTGTCCTCATGTAAGGATTAACAACTCCAGAGACTTTTCCTCTTGGTGTGCCATCATCAACAAGCCAGAGGACGCAGCAGTGTTCCAGAGACGGAGAAAAAAGGGCATACTCAGAATGAGAAATCCATTCACAGTCGCAAAGGTGGCGCCACACGCTGCAGCCATGCTACAGGGACCCATGGTAAAGAAAAACCTAATCGACAGGTGTCTTACATGTAGCCTGTGTGGGAAGCCAGCAAATTACAAAGACCTTGGTGATTTGTGTGGCCCTTACTACACAGAGGATGGCGTTCCACGGAAGATTCTGACAACTGGGTATGCAGAATCCTTCAGGGAAGAGTCAGACAGGATCACTGACAAGACCAGTAACAGCAGTGAACAACCGGGCAGCTCctcaaagacagaggaggagggcagcaCAGAAAAGGAGGGAGATACAGAAGCATCCACCGAGGAGGGCAGTAGTAGCAGGCACCATCACTGGCGCTACCGACGggcagagagaaaggaaaggtTGGTTCAAGAGGGTGGTCCACGAAGAGTAACGCTACGAGAGAGGTTAAGAAGGATGAAGCAGCTCCAAACTATCAGCACAGACCTCCCAGGAGACCAAGGAAGCAATGACAGCATGTTTCAAAAGCTGCAAATGGAGGCAGAGTTGAGGGAGCACTGGGCCCACGAAAACTGTGCCATCTGGACCAAGGGGATCATTATGGTGGCCGGGAGACTGTATGGACTGAAGGAGGCTGCCAACAACTCAGCCCAAACG GCTGCACATTCCATGAGGATGACTTCTCCATCAAATGTCCTAAACACGAg GATCTGTAAATATTCCACCGACACCACCACAAGCACCACCTCTCTGCCAGGCACCACCCATCCAACAAGGCAAAATGCTGTCCTGACGGCCACCTgcacctaa